The following proteins are co-located in the Maridesulfovibrio sp. genome:
- a CDS encoding ABC transporter substrate-binding protein — protein MKKILLLVLFLVLGACERSVSVEVEESEHSGIYPDKVVLGASLALEGHASYLGTQTIHGALAYLKHINEQGGIHGRKVEVVTYDDSYDPPKCLINTQKLIIDDKIFALFCYVGTPTTVEVLPLVEDARIPLLGMFTGADALRKPFNRYVINIRPSYYQETREAVRHMVEDLGITKIAVFYQYDAFGFDGLTGTELALKDFDLEPVARGSYTRGSLDVSEGVERIKDSGAQAVFMIGTSGPCIKFMNRLHQEGLSPAYYTVSFMGAREFARRLKSDNELVIMSQVVPPFADDRDLSSSEAASYIELLKKYYPDDTPNLVGLEGFFNARILVEGLQRSGRDLDREVFIKAIESMNKYEIAPGITVSYGEHDHQGMDKVYFTRFKNGRFELIRNWSELKQGALK, from the coding sequence ATGAAAAAGATATTGCTTCTGGTTCTGTTTTTGGTCCTTGGTGCCTGTGAACGTTCCGTTTCAGTTGAAGTGGAAGAAAGTGAGCATTCCGGAATTTATCCGGACAAGGTAGTTCTGGGTGCTTCTCTCGCTCTTGAGGGGCATGCCAGTTATCTGGGGACCCAGACCATACATGGTGCTCTTGCTTATCTGAAGCATATTAATGAGCAGGGTGGGATCCATGGCCGTAAAGTTGAAGTTGTTACTTATGATGATTCCTATGATCCACCAAAGTGTTTGATCAATACCCAGAAGCTGATCATAGATGATAAAATTTTTGCTTTGTTCTGTTATGTGGGAACCCCCACAACTGTTGAAGTCTTGCCGCTGGTAGAGGACGCCCGTATCCCCCTGCTGGGGATGTTTACCGGGGCGGATGCCCTGCGTAAGCCTTTCAACCGCTATGTAATCAACATTCGTCCTTCATACTATCAGGAAACCCGTGAAGCCGTGCGGCACATGGTGGAGGATCTCGGTATTACCAAGATAGCGGTATTCTACCAATATGATGCCTTCGGTTTTGACGGGCTTACCGGAACAGAGCTTGCCTTGAAGGATTTTGACCTTGAGCCGGTGGCTAGGGGATCATATACCCGAGGTTCCCTTGACGTCAGCGAAGGAGTTGAACGTATCAAGGATTCCGGAGCTCAGGCCGTATTTATGATAGGAACCAGCGGGCCGTGTATAAAGTTCATGAATCGTTTACATCAGGAAGGCCTCTCTCCGGCTTATTATACTGTGTCGTTCATGGGCGCACGTGAATTTGCACGTCGCCTGAAATCGGATAATGAACTTGTGATTATGTCTCAGGTGGTTCCCCCTTTTGCTGATGACCGGGATTTATCCAGTTCCGAGGCAGCCAGTTACATTGAGTTGCTCAAAAAATATTATCCCGATGATACGCCGAACCTTGTGGGGTTGGAGGGGTTCTTCAATGCCCGTATTCTTGTAGAGGGTTTGCAACGTAGCGGGCGTGATTTGGACCGTGAGGTTTTTATCAAGGCTATCGAGTCTATGAATAAATATGAAATTGCGCCGGGAATCACTGTTTCGTACGGAGAGCATGACCATCAGGGGATGGATAAAGTTTATTTTACCCGTTTTAAAAACGGCAGGTTCGAGCTGATAAGAAACTGGTCTGAATTAAAGCAGGGGGCATTGAAATGA
- a CDS encoding response regulator, which yields MSKILVIDDEKATLNMFRMLLAAYGHEVLTAENGEEGISVFDAEKPDLVMTDIKMPGMDGLQVLGKIKSISPDSEVIVITGHGDMDLAIKALNLDATDFLNKPVKREDLEKALQLSADRIEFARSKQKDIVLTLEDDLAVINVSGNLTSKSEGLLQDVFDEALATAKGSFLLVFEEKSSINGAAMDSLYKLVEKARTRGCGVHIAGLSENFRSVLDSMGISQMASVYETEQEARGSL from the coding sequence GTGAGTAAAATACTTGTAATTGATGATGAAAAAGCAACCTTGAATATGTTCAGGATGCTTTTGGCCGCTTATGGGCATGAGGTCCTTACTGCCGAAAACGGTGAGGAAGGAATCAGTGTTTTTGATGCCGAAAAGCCCGATCTGGTCATGACAGACATAAAAATGCCCGGCATGGACGGTTTGCAGGTTTTAGGAAAGATTAAATCAATTTCACCTGATTCTGAGGTCATCGTGATTACCGGGCATGGAGATATGGACCTTGCGATCAAGGCGCTCAACCTTGATGCCACGGATTTTCTCAACAAGCCGGTCAAACGCGAGGATCTTGAAAAGGCTCTTCAGCTGTCAGCCGACAGGATTGAATTCGCCCGCAGCAAGCAGAAGGATATAGTGTTGACCCTTGAAGATGATCTGGCGGTGATCAATGTAAGCGGCAACCTGACTTCCAAATCAGAAGGTCTGCTGCAGGATGTTTTTGACGAAGCACTTGCTACAGCCAAGGGAAGTTTCCTGCTCGTGTTTGAAGAGAAATCCTCTATCAACGGAGCGGCTATGGACTCCCTGTATAAGTTGGTGGAAAAGGCCCGTACTCGCGGCTGCGGGGTGCACATCGCAGGTCTTTCCGAGAATTTCCGGTCCGTACTAGATTCCATGGGCATCTCCCAGATGGCTTCTGTTTATGAGACGGAGCAGGAAGCGCGTGGAAGTTTGTAG
- a CDS encoding FAD-binding and (Fe-S)-binding domain-containing protein — MPQLGPHISIPAEALLQRVLGLDPFEFKGWPEDVCTLAESIAAELFLVRYNPFIDPELVRKSVSRTLTLARPTLSGEYPQRLTRAVENFWLKQDADMEFRDRFVEKMKEILPEHCIGLEPHTVVQSATDATDLRIELPIAVLFPEDTEQVRAIVRLANEMQFGLIPRGGGTGATGGAIPALDRTAVLSLARFKKILSVDTDSMTLCAQAGVITLDAINAADKKGVLFTVDPASKAGSSLGGNISENSGGPFAFEYGCTIDNIISYKMVMPKGELIEVRRKGHPGHKIFANEDATFEIFDSKDRLIDTIELTAEEIRSTGLGKDVTNKYLGGLPGVQKEGVDGIITECCFALYPKPSNSRVLCLEFFGRSMRNAMLVIKDVVALRDTIREEGDLVKISALEEFGPKYVQAIKYVKKSEKYEGDPISVLILQLDSDDETALQSAVDTILSIAQPYDGVDIFAARDEKEAELFWEDRHKLSAIAKRTSGFKVNEDIVIPLEVIPDFSDFLEDLNLIYLAKIYRRSLLAIKELHGFPIEEPKVELALERTTNILKGKITGKDMSDQELESQVYYLFQELRDEFPKLDSKINKILAKLKEQRIIIANHMHAGDGNCHVNIPVNSNDPDMLHSAHEAVDDVFKKVLELNGEVSGEHGIGITKIDYLSEEKIEAIKAYKLKVDPLNILNPGKLTRRNLPSPAYTFSFNRLINDLNKTAIKDKEHLMELLQNIQTCTRCGKCKQVCPMFFPQEGLMYHPRNKNIALGALIEAIYYSQVQRGEPSPDLMTRLRKLMEHCTACGRCTSVCPIKIDSAGAALQIRSFLEYKGNSGHPIKNAVLGFVAKDPQSRLPKAAKFLSLSAGLQAKAIGIIPGHWRRRMESPMLHSKTPAMDFKNLAETINLDKGSMFLQNTPAPDSVYYFPGCGASLFSKDIGMATLYLLLKSGVNVIMPAKHLCCGYPLLASGCVEAYNTNRHRNISDIQYRIAKASIAGMKVSTMITACGTCRESLESYEFKELGYEIKRSDAVQYLLQNPGNLNFNTANAARDIIYHASCHTEWTDVKKNKAPEIYRKAVADMLGAEVTLSPGCCGESGLGSITSPEIYNKLRDRKGGQLKKDLQGHGKETPVLVGCPSCKVGIKRNMDTLKKQNRVLHTVEYMAELIGGPKWRKDFKKELERATRQDELVLI, encoded by the coding sequence ATGCCTCAATTAGGTCCTCATATTTCTATTCCCGCCGAAGCCCTGCTGCAAAGGGTACTCGGTCTTGATCCCTTTGAATTTAAAGGCTGGCCCGAAGATGTGTGCACCCTCGCGGAAAGCATCGCCGCTGAACTATTCCTTGTGCGCTACAATCCATTCATTGATCCGGAACTTGTCCGCAAATCAGTATCCCGCACCCTGACCCTTGCCCGCCCGACACTTTCAGGCGAGTACCCGCAACGCTTGACCCGTGCAGTAGAAAATTTCTGGCTCAAGCAGGACGCGGACATGGAATTCCGCGACAGGTTCGTCGAAAAGATGAAAGAAATCCTGCCCGAACACTGTATCGGCCTTGAGCCGCACACAGTTGTGCAATCCGCAACGGACGCAACCGACCTGCGTATTGAACTGCCCATCGCGGTGCTGTTTCCGGAAGATACCGAACAGGTCCGGGCAATTGTACGCCTTGCAAACGAAATGCAATTCGGCTTGATTCCCCGCGGCGGCGGAACCGGGGCTACAGGGGGTGCTATTCCGGCCCTTGACCGCACGGCAGTGCTTTCCCTTGCCCGCTTCAAGAAAATACTCAGCGTAGACACAGATTCCATGACACTTTGTGCGCAGGCCGGTGTCATCACCCTTGATGCCATCAATGCTGCGGACAAGAAAGGAGTTCTGTTCACAGTAGACCCGGCATCCAAAGCCGGATCATCCCTCGGCGGGAACATTTCCGAGAACTCCGGCGGCCCCTTTGCCTTTGAATACGGCTGCACCATCGACAACATCATCAGCTATAAAATGGTCATGCCTAAAGGCGAACTCATTGAAGTACGCCGCAAAGGCCACCCCGGTCACAAGATTTTCGCAAATGAAGATGCCACTTTTGAAATCTTTGATTCCAAAGACCGCCTCATCGATACTATCGAACTCACAGCCGAAGAGATCCGCAGCACCGGACTCGGTAAGGACGTAACAAATAAATATCTTGGCGGACTGCCCGGTGTGCAGAAGGAAGGGGTCGACGGAATCATCACAGAATGCTGCTTCGCACTTTATCCCAAGCCGAGCAACTCCCGCGTGCTCTGCCTTGAATTCTTCGGCCGCTCCATGCGCAACGCCATGCTGGTTATCAAGGACGTTGTAGCTCTGCGCGACACTATCCGCGAAGAAGGCGACCTTGTTAAAATCTCCGCACTGGAAGAATTCGGCCCCAAATACGTACAGGCCATCAAGTACGTTAAAAAATCAGAAAAGTACGAAGGTGATCCCATTTCCGTGCTCATCTTGCAGCTGGATTCCGATGATGAAACAGCCTTGCAGAGCGCGGTGGATACCATTCTTTCAATTGCCCAGCCCTACGACGGGGTGGACATCTTTGCAGCACGTGATGAAAAAGAAGCGGAGCTTTTCTGGGAAGACCGCCACAAACTTTCCGCAATTGCAAAGCGTACATCCGGCTTCAAAGTCAACGAAGATATCGTTATCCCTCTTGAAGTTATCCCGGATTTTTCGGACTTTCTTGAAGACCTGAACCTCATTTACCTTGCCAAAATCTATCGCCGCTCCCTGCTTGCCATCAAGGAGCTGCATGGATTCCCCATTGAGGAACCAAAAGTTGAACTGGCTCTTGAAAGAACCACCAACATCCTCAAAGGAAAGATCACCGGCAAGGATATGAGTGATCAGGAACTTGAAAGTCAGGTCTATTACCTCTTTCAGGAACTGCGCGACGAATTCCCCAAGCTGGACTCAAAGATCAACAAGATTCTCGCCAAGCTCAAGGAACAACGCATCATCATCGCCAACCATATGCATGCCGGAGACGGCAACTGCCACGTGAACATTCCGGTCAACTCCAATGACCCGGACATGCTGCACAGCGCCCATGAAGCGGTCGACGATGTATTCAAGAAAGTTCTCGAACTTAACGGTGAGGTTTCCGGTGAACACGGAATCGGCATAACCAAGATCGACTACCTTTCCGAGGAGAAAATCGAGGCCATCAAAGCGTACAAACTTAAGGTGGACCCGCTGAATATTCTCAACCCCGGCAAGCTGACCCGCAGGAATCTTCCTTCTCCGGCATACACATTCTCGTTCAACAGGCTCATCAACGACCTGAACAAGACAGCCATCAAGGATAAAGAGCACCTGATGGAGCTGCTCCAGAACATCCAGACCTGTACCCGTTGCGGAAAATGCAAACAGGTCTGCCCCATGTTCTTCCCGCAGGAAGGACTCATGTATCATCCGCGCAACAAGAACATCGCGCTGGGTGCACTCATTGAGGCCATCTACTATTCGCAGGTCCAGCGCGGTGAACCTTCACCGGATCTCATGACCAGACTCAGAAAGCTAATGGAGCACTGCACAGCCTGCGGACGATGCACCTCTGTCTGCCCGATCAAAATTGATTCCGCAGGAGCAGCACTTCAAATCCGCTCGTTCCTTGAATATAAAGGCAACAGCGGCCATCCAATTAAAAATGCCGTACTCGGTTTTGTAGCTAAGGATCCGCAGAGCAGATTACCAAAAGCTGCCAAATTCCTATCCCTGTCCGCAGGATTACAGGCCAAGGCTATCGGAATTATCCCCGGTCACTGGCGCAGGCGCATGGAATCCCCCATGCTGCACAGCAAGACCCCGGCAATGGATTTCAAAAACCTGGCCGAGACCATCAATCTCGACAAGGGTTCCATGTTTCTGCAGAACACCCCTGCTCCGGACAGTGTTTACTACTTCCCCGGCTGCGGCGCGTCCCTGTTCTCCAAAGACATCGGTATGGCAACCCTGTACCTGCTGCTAAAATCAGGCGTAAACGTGATCATGCCTGCCAAGCACCTTTGCTGCGGTTATCCGTTGCTGGCAAGTGGCTGTGTTGAAGCATACAACACCAACCGCCACCGCAACATCAGCGACATCCAGTACCGCATCGCCAAGGCGTCCATCGCTGGAATGAAAGTTTCAACCATGATCACCGCCTGCGGAACATGCCGCGAATCCCTTGAATCATACGAATTCAAGGAGCTTGGCTACGAGATCAAACGCAGTGATGCTGTGCAGTATCTGCTGCAGAATCCGGGCAACCTCAATTTCAACACCGCCAATGCGGCTCGAGACATTATCTATCACGCCTCCTGCCACACTGAATGGACTGACGTGAAAAAGAACAAGGCCCCGGAAATTTACCGGAAAGCAGTTGCCGACATGCTCGGTGCTGAGGTAACACTCTCTCCCGGTTGCTGCGGCGAATCCGGTCTCGGCTCCATCACCAGCCCTGAAATCTACAACAAGCTGCGCGACCGCAAAGGCGGACAGCTCAAGAAAGATCTTCAGGGACATGGCAAGGAGACCCCGGTACTGGTGGGCTGCCCGTCCTGCAAAGTCGGTATCAAACGCAACATGGATACCCTGAAAAAACAGAACCGCGTACTTCACACTGTGGAGTACATGGCTGAACTTATCGGCGGACCTAAGTGGCGCAAAGATTTCAAGAAAGAACTTGAAAGAGCCACCCGTCAGGATGAATTGGTATTAATTTAA
- the mltG gene encoding endolytic transglycosylase MltG, whose protein sequence is MARPSVVLRYVMPSIAFGCMALMLVAGWFLYRNWTFLNVPPELEGREILFTVEHGQPLWTVASDLAEAGLITNVKQFREYAQAQGKASKVRAGEFRLWSNMTAPQVLDTLTTSSGILHKFSVREGLTWWATAAKADESGLTEYAAFKQAVSDPELLAKYKIPANNAEGYLFPETYLLTRPKDDTGKVMVETMLKEFHKAADKAWDGKLPSPAEVHKTVILASLVEKETGDVSERRTIAGVFANRLEKGYLLQCDPTIIYGLGETFDGNLRKRHLTDKSNPYNSYQHRGLPPGPICSPGLDSLKAAINPEKHSYLYFVAKGDGSHYFSKSLKEHNAAVKKYQLRRNRETYRSYN, encoded by the coding sequence ATGGCTCGCCCGAGCGTAGTCCTGCGCTATGTAATGCCTAGCATTGCCTTCGGATGCATGGCACTTATGCTTGTGGCAGGCTGGTTCCTGTACCGCAACTGGACTTTCCTCAATGTTCCCCCGGAACTTGAAGGACGCGAGATTCTTTTCACCGTAGAACATGGTCAACCACTGTGGACCGTAGCAAGCGACCTGGCTGAGGCCGGCCTGATCACCAACGTCAAACAGTTCCGCGAATACGCACAGGCCCAAGGCAAAGCTTCCAAGGTCCGTGCCGGTGAATTCAGACTCTGGTCCAACATGACCGCTCCGCAGGTGCTTGATACCCTGACCACATCTTCAGGTATCCTGCACAAATTTTCCGTACGTGAAGGGCTCACCTGGTGGGCCACAGCTGCAAAAGCGGATGAATCCGGTCTGACCGAGTATGCAGCATTCAAACAGGCTGTATCCGATCCGGAACTGCTGGCCAAATATAAAATCCCGGCCAATAATGCTGAAGGCTATCTTTTTCCGGAAACATATCTGCTGACCAGACCCAAGGACGATACCGGAAAAGTCATGGTAGAAACCATGCTCAAAGAATTTCACAAAGCCGCCGACAAAGCGTGGGACGGAAAACTTCCTTCACCTGCTGAAGTCCACAAAACCGTGATTCTTGCTTCCTTAGTGGAAAAGGAAACCGGAGATGTAAGTGAACGACGCACCATTGCCGGGGTATTCGCAAACCGCCTTGAAAAAGGCTACCTGCTGCAATGTGACCCGACCATCATCTACGGCCTGGGTGAAACATTTGACGGCAACCTGCGCAAAAGACATCTGACAGACAAGTCCAATCCCTACAACTCATACCAGCACCGGGGACTGCCCCCCGGCCCCATATGCTCACCGGGCCTCGACTCGCTCAAGGCAGCCATCAATCCGGAAAAGCATTCCTACCTCTATTTCGTAGCCAAGGGAGATGGATCGCACTATTTCAGTAAGTCGCTGAAAGAACACAACGCAGCGGTTAAGAAATATCAATTGCGTAGAAATAGAGAGACATACAGATCCTATAATTAG
- the ruvX gene encoding Holliday junction resolvase RuvX, with protein MKALGIDFGTKRVGLAITDPERMFAFPLKVMERTTRDAMFSELLEIIENEKVGDIVIGLPLSLDGEDTLTTRQVRNFAASLERRVDLPIHLVDERLSSIAAEDELKEAGLWDRKRKKNLDSQAAKIILETWLARA; from the coding sequence ATGAAAGCATTAGGCATAGACTTCGGAACAAAACGCGTTGGTCTGGCAATTACTGACCCGGAACGGATGTTTGCATTCCCGCTCAAGGTCATGGAACGCACCACCCGTGACGCCATGTTCTCGGAGTTGCTCGAAATTATAGAAAATGAGAAGGTCGGTGACATCGTCATCGGCCTTCCCTTATCTCTGGACGGGGAAGACACTTTGACTACCCGTCAGGTCCGCAACTTTGCGGCATCACTGGAAAGGCGGGTTGACTTACCTATACATCTTGTTGACGAAAGACTCAGCTCAATTGCAGCGGAAGACGAACTCAAGGAGGCCGGACTTTGGGACCGGAAAAGAAAGAAGAATCTGGACAGCCAGGCAGCGAAAATAATTCTGGAAACATGGCTCGCCCGAGCGTAG
- a CDS encoding response regulator produces the protein MAGKILVVDDEVHIRMLLEQTLEELEDDYGVELLTAENGEEGLDCIREECPELVFLDIMMPYMNGYEVCQAVREDPALSGVKIILLTAKGQEADRKHGLELGAERYMTKPFDPDEILEVAKSILNIED, from the coding sequence ATGGCCGGAAAAATTCTAGTTGTGGATGATGAAGTCCACATCAGGATGCTCCTTGAACAGACATTGGAAGAACTGGAAGATGATTACGGTGTTGAGCTTCTGACGGCAGAAAACGGGGAAGAAGGTCTTGACTGTATCCGTGAAGAATGCCCGGAACTGGTTTTTCTGGATATCATGATGCCGTACATGAACGGTTATGAAGTGTGTCAGGCTGTGCGAGAAGATCCGGCTCTTTCCGGCGTTAAAATCATCCTGCTGACAGCCAAAGGTCAGGAAGCTGACCGTAAGCACGGGCTTGAACTCGGTGCAGAACGCTATATGACCAAACCTTTCGACCCGGACGAAATTTTAGAGGTAGCAAAATCCATCCTGAACATTGAGGACTGA
- a CDS encoding ATP-binding protein: MKMISMQELVDRFSGLTLKNKIFISTLGVILIISAIIALLARWILVSSLTKELELRGVAIAYSIAERGAGYILDKDYPKLLSLAFEEAKLRERQHLITYIYILDKDGKVLCHTFTKPFPGKLAQANPVPEGADKSLRLIDLGKTSAYDIAVPIKEGLYRIGTVHVGLNKIHIDQLVSTLRFTFLGFISFVVVIIFVISHRLAKYITQPVSTLTRISDELSKGNFDISLDLLAGGTDWNPSACPAYYNTDFPCWHFDLSTNDDNHGTDGRANRQQCRDCHFYYKRDGDEVVQLGDSFRNMVWSIKLYRRKLRESEEKYKSLFDSGPDPVLVVSCNDFTIIDANPRVTELYGYSRNELIGEQFLRLGPESNRECIKAFEEYGGPSGCIYFPKIIHYRKGGIPVYVNMHACPITYKSQPSIIVAVNDITEIIEKDAQLVQAAKMKSLGEMSAGVAHEVNQPLNAIKMGSEYLALMAEQGRDVPAAQLEEVAKEVSNQVDRAAEIISALRAFGRKSGFKTDKVDINAPIRSVLALVTKQFELQNICIRLNLMDGLTKIVAEDNRLQQVLFNLVNNARDAIAEKRENLGLDSEDYINIDTYEDGKLVYVRVSDTGAGITEEVRNKIFEPFFSTKEVGYGMGLGLAITYGIVRDYKGSIDIESEPGNGTSFIISFPAAPNEN, encoded by the coding sequence ATGAAAATGATTTCAATGCAGGAATTAGTGGATCGTTTTTCCGGCCTAACCCTCAAGAATAAAATTTTTATCTCCACCCTCGGAGTTATCCTGATCATCAGCGCCATCATCGCGTTGTTGGCCCGCTGGATTCTTGTCTCGTCTTTGACCAAAGAGCTTGAATTGCGTGGAGTTGCAATTGCCTATTCAATTGCCGAGCGCGGGGCCGGATACATTCTGGATAAGGATTATCCCAAACTGCTCAGTCTTGCTTTTGAGGAAGCCAAGCTTCGCGAGCGTCAGCATCTGATCACCTACATCTATATTTTGGATAAGGACGGTAAGGTGCTTTGCCACACTTTTACCAAGCCTTTTCCCGGGAAACTGGCGCAAGCTAACCCCGTTCCCGAGGGAGCAGATAAGTCCCTGCGGCTTATTGATCTGGGAAAAACATCCGCTTACGACATTGCCGTACCCATCAAGGAAGGTTTGTACCGTATCGGAACAGTGCATGTGGGGCTGAACAAGATCCATATTGACCAGCTTGTCTCCACACTTCGGTTTACATTTCTGGGGTTTATTTCATTTGTTGTTGTAATCATATTTGTGATCAGTCACAGGCTGGCGAAATATATTACCCAACCGGTGAGTACTCTGACCCGTATTTCAGATGAGCTTTCCAAAGGTAATTTTGATATCAGTCTGGATTTGCTTGCGGGAGGAACGGATTGGAATCCTTCAGCATGTCCTGCCTACTACAATACGGATTTTCCCTGTTGGCATTTTGACCTGTCCACTAATGATGATAACCATGGCACTGATGGCCGGGCCAATCGTCAGCAATGCCGGGACTGTCATTTCTATTACAAGCGTGATGGTGATGAGGTGGTCCAGCTCGGGGACAGTTTCCGAAATATGGTTTGGTCCATCAAGCTTTACCGTCGTAAGCTGCGTGAATCAGAGGAAAAATACAAATCCCTTTTCGACAGTGGGCCTGACCCGGTTCTGGTCGTTTCCTGTAATGATTTTACAATTATTGATGCCAACCCGCGTGTTACCGAACTTTATGGCTATTCCCGCAATGAACTTATAGGTGAACAGTTTTTGAGACTGGGACCGGAGTCCAACAGAGAATGCATCAAAGCTTTTGAGGAATACGGCGGTCCTTCCGGCTGCATTTATTTCCCGAAGATCATTCATTACCGTAAGGGAGGAATCCCGGTTTACGTTAACATGCATGCCTGTCCCATCACTTATAAGAGTCAGCCATCCATTATCGTGGCGGTTAACGATATTACCGAGATTATTGAGAAGGATGCCCAGTTGGTGCAGGCTGCGAAAATGAAATCCCTCGGAGAGATGTCAGCCGGGGTTGCTCATGAGGTAAACCAGCCTCTTAATGCCATTAAAATGGGCAGTGAATATCTTGCCCTCATGGCAGAACAGGGGCGTGATGTTCCTGCTGCACAGTTGGAGGAAGTTGCCAAGGAGGTCAGCAATCAGGTGGACCGGGCTGCCGAGATCATCAGTGCCTTGCGGGCCTTCGGGCGTAAGTCCGGTTTTAAGACTGATAAAGTGGACATCAATGCTCCCATTCGCAGTGTTCTTGCCCTTGTTACCAAGCAGTTTGAATTGCAGAATATCTGTATTCGCTTGAATCTCATGGATGGATTGACCAAGATTGTCGCTGAGGATAACCGTTTGCAGCAGGTGCTGTTTAACTTGGTGAATAATGCCCGTGATGCTATTGCTGAGAAGAGGGAAAACCTTGGTCTGGACAGCGAAGACTACATCAATATAGACACTTATGAAGACGGAAAGTTGGTTTATGTGCGTGTTTCTGATACCGGAGCCGGTATTACCGAGGAAGTGCGCAACAAGATTTTCGAACCTTTTTTCAGTACCAAAGAGGTAGGATATGGCATGGGGTTGGGCCTTGCCATCACCTATGGCATAGTAAGAGACTACAAAGGCAGCATTGATATTGAAAGTGAACCCGGAAACGGAACTTCGTTCATAATCAGTTTTCCTGCTGCACCGAATGAAAATTAG